Proteins encoded in a region of the Streptomyces sp. NBC_00310 genome:
- a CDS encoding phosphoribosyltransferase: protein MSAETAGTSGGDAAVRENLTYEAFGTAVRELAQTIADDGYEPDIVLSIARGGVFVAGGLAYALDCKNIHLVNVEFYTGVGTTLDMPVMLAPVPNTIDFSDKKVLITDDVADTGKTLKLVHDFCLDAVAEVRSAVIYEKSHSLVKCEYVWKRTDDWINFPWSVLPPVHRSGEAAKVNREAL from the coding sequence CCGCGAGAACCTCACCTACGAGGCGTTCGGCACCGCCGTCCGTGAGCTCGCGCAGACCATCGCCGACGACGGGTACGAGCCCGACATCGTGCTGTCCATCGCCCGGGGCGGCGTCTTCGTGGCCGGCGGCCTCGCCTACGCCCTCGACTGTAAGAACATCCACCTCGTGAACGTCGAGTTCTACACCGGCGTGGGCACGACCCTCGACATGCCCGTCATGCTCGCCCCCGTCCCGAACACGATCGACTTCTCCGACAAGAAGGTCCTGATCACGGACGACGTCGCCGACACGGGCAAGACGCTCAAGCTCGTCCACGACTTCTGCCTCGACGCCGTGGCGGAGGTCCGGTCCGCCGTGATCTATGAGAAGTCCCACTCCCTCGTGAAGTGCGAGTACGTGTGGAAGCGGACGGACGACTGGATCAACTTCCCGTGGAGTGTCCTGCCTCCCGTGCACAGGTCGGGAGAGGCAGCCAAGGTGAACAGGGAAGCGCTCTGA
- a CDS encoding Yip1 family protein, translating to MSQLGSKAGPVGPGPARGRPGTGTFDDVAGFRIGRGRDNGAPQARPHNPPYGQQAPQPGGPSYGYPQTPPGPPYGGGRSGGQGGWPQTHGGGHPGNHGTRGNHGGHGNHGEPEYFGDDGGHPHGGADPYAANNPGSTQMFAVGEDPYQQGDTYRAGNAPAAPLGPRLPWKALLKGIFTSPNQTFLVMRDYAVWVPALIVTFLYGLLAVFGFDTAREDAINATLSNAVPIVLVTAVTMVVSTFILGVVTHTLARQLGGDGAWQPTVGLSMLIMCLTDAPRLVVAMFAGGDASFVQILGWITWVAAGALLTMMVSKSHDLPWPKALGASAIQLVAILSLIKLGTF from the coding sequence ATGTCACAGCTCGGCAGCAAAGCCGGGCCGGTTGGCCCCGGCCCGGCACGCGGCCGCCCGGGAACAGGTACGTTCGATGACGTGGCTGGATTCAGGATCGGACGCGGCCGGGACAACGGCGCTCCTCAAGCGCGACCGCACAACCCTCCGTACGGACAGCAGGCCCCGCAGCCCGGCGGCCCGTCGTACGGCTACCCCCAGACGCCCCCCGGGCCGCCGTACGGCGGCGGGCGGAGCGGCGGTCAGGGCGGCTGGCCCCAGACGCACGGCGGCGGGCACCCCGGCAATCACGGGACCCGCGGCAACCACGGGGGGCATGGCAACCACGGCGAGCCGGAGTACTTCGGCGACGACGGCGGGCACCCCCACGGCGGCGCGGACCCGTACGCGGCCAACAACCCGGGGAGCACGCAGATGTTCGCCGTCGGCGAGGACCCGTACCAGCAGGGCGACACCTATCGCGCGGGCAACGCCCCGGCGGCCCCGCTCGGCCCGCGGCTGCCCTGGAAGGCCCTCCTCAAGGGCATCTTCACCAGCCCGAACCAGACCTTCCTGGTGATGCGCGACTACGCGGTGTGGGTCCCCGCCCTGATCGTGACGTTCCTGTACGGCCTGCTGGCCGTCTTCGGCTTCGACACCGCCCGCGAAGACGCGATCAACGCGACGCTCTCGAACGCCGTACCGATCGTCCTCGTCACGGCCGTGACGATGGTGGTGAGCACCTTCATCCTGGGCGTGGTCACCCACACCCTGGCCCGCCAGCTCGGCGGCGACGGCGCCTGGCAGCCCACGGTCGGCCTCTCCATGCTGATCATGTGCCTCACGGACGCGCCCCGCCTGGTCGTCGCGATGTTCGCGGGCGGCGACGCCTCCTTCGTCCAGATCCTCGGCTGGATCACCTGGGTGGCCGCCGGCGCCCTCCTGACGATGATGGTCTCCAAGTCCCACGACCTGCCCTGGCCGAAGGCCCTGGGCGCCTCGGCGATCCAGCTGGTGGCGATCCTGTCGCTGATCAAGCTGGGCACGTTCTAG
- a CDS encoding integrin-like protein: protein MHRRTYALAAATAATAAALTLALVPHPAAAQPTPVTSDFNADGYADLAVGVPDATVNGKAKAGYVNLLWGGPKGLGRHGSIRVSQATAEVPGTPEAGDRFGASVALEDLSGDGDAELIVGAPGEDVDGRGADAGAVTVVGGAKSGTGPGSTALTGPSAKSAYGWSVAAADLTGDGGRDLVVGGRDKVVVRAAVNNGEDLVVTTVLATPMGGRAPLLATGDFTADGTDDLALAYHTINAPYTRSHVRLWSWDPAEQRMANTWNSDNGAASALAAGDFDGDGLDDLALGECREIADENIDDPCGPESYAKGGGIHIEYGDENGSFGYRSQTLNQDTVGVYGVAEDGDRFGASLAVLDWNRDGRDDLIAGAPGEAIGTRGAAGAATLLLGHTSGIVDPFGEATSVQYHQDRPRVPGAAEPNDAFGAAVATGDYDKDGTPDAAVGAPGENANSGGVWIFPKTSVTNSYALTPKNLALPSPTTALAYGRYVSSH, encoded by the coding sequence GTGCACAGACGGACGTACGCCCTGGCCGCCGCCACCGCCGCCACGGCGGCGGCACTGACGCTCGCCCTCGTACCCCACCCGGCCGCCGCCCAGCCCACCCCCGTGACCAGCGACTTCAACGCCGACGGTTACGCGGACCTCGCCGTCGGCGTCCCCGACGCGACCGTGAACGGCAAGGCGAAGGCCGGCTATGTGAACCTCCTCTGGGGCGGCCCGAAGGGCCTGGGCAGGCACGGAAGCATCCGGGTCAGCCAGGCCACCGCCGAGGTCCCCGGCACCCCCGAGGCGGGAGACCGCTTCGGCGCGTCCGTCGCGCTGGAGGACCTGAGCGGCGACGGCGACGCGGAACTGATCGTCGGCGCACCCGGTGAGGACGTCGACGGGCGTGGCGCGGACGCCGGCGCGGTCACCGTCGTCGGCGGTGCGAAGAGCGGCACGGGCCCCGGGTCCACGGCCCTCACCGGCCCGTCGGCGAAGTCGGCGTACGGCTGGTCGGTCGCGGCGGCGGACCTCACCGGCGACGGCGGCCGGGACCTCGTGGTCGGCGGCCGGGACAAGGTCGTCGTGCGCGCCGCCGTCAACAACGGCGAGGATCTGGTCGTCACCACGGTCCTCGCCACCCCGATGGGCGGCCGCGCCCCGCTCCTCGCCACCGGCGACTTCACCGCCGACGGCACGGACGACCTCGCCCTCGCGTACCACACGATCAACGCCCCCTACACCCGGTCGCACGTCCGGCTGTGGTCGTGGGACCCGGCCGAGCAGCGCATGGCCAACACCTGGAACTCCGACAACGGCGCCGCCTCCGCCCTCGCCGCCGGCGACTTCGACGGCGACGGCCTGGACGACCTGGCCCTCGGCGAGTGCCGTGAGATAGCCGACGAGAACATCGACGACCCGTGCGGCCCGGAGTCGTACGCCAAGGGCGGCGGCATCCACATCGAGTACGGCGACGAGAACGGCTCCTTCGGCTACCGCTCCCAGACCCTCAACCAGGACACGGTCGGCGTGTACGGCGTCGCCGAGGACGGCGACCGTTTCGGCGCCTCCCTCGCCGTACTGGACTGGAACCGCGACGGCCGCGACGACCTGATCGCGGGCGCCCCCGGCGAGGCCATCGGCACCCGCGGGGCGGCCGGCGCGGCGACACTCCTGCTGGGCCACACCAGCGGCATCGTCGACCCGTTCGGCGAGGCCACGTCCGTGCAGTACCACCAGGACCGTCCCCGGGTCCCCGGCGCGGCGGAGCCGAACGACGCCTTCGGCGCGGCCGTCGCCACCGGCGACTACGACAAGGACGGCACCCCGGACGCGGCCGTCGGCGCGCCGGGCGAGAACGCGAACTCCGGCGGCGTCTGGATCTTCCCGAAGACCTCCGTGACGAACTCCTACGCCCTCACCCCGAAAAACCTCGCCCTCCCGTCCCCGACGACGGCACTGGCGTACGGCAGGTACGTGAGCAGCCACTGA
- a CDS encoding nuclear transport factor 2 family protein, with protein MAEHPNATLVRKGYDAFMRGDMDTLRGLMASDCTHHVPGSHLLSGDYKGQDSIIGLYQRLFEETGGTFSVDLSHVCVDGRGHAVSVHRYTAERGGKRIEQNGCLVFRIVGEKFTDIDECQEDLDKESEFWS; from the coding sequence ATGGCCGAACACCCGAACGCAACCCTCGTCCGCAAGGGCTACGACGCCTTCATGCGCGGCGACATGGACACCCTCCGTGGCCTGATGGCCTCGGACTGTACGCACCACGTCCCCGGCAGCCACCTCCTGTCGGGCGACTACAAGGGCCAGGACTCGATCATCGGCCTGTACCAGCGGCTCTTCGAGGAGACCGGCGGGACCTTCAGCGTCGACCTCAGCCATGTCTGCGTGGACGGCCGGGGCCACGCGGTCTCCGTGCACCGTTACACCGCCGAGCGGGGCGGCAAGCGGATCGAGCAGAACGGCTGCCTCGTCTTCCGGATCGTCGGAGAGAAGTTCACGGACATCGACGAATGCCAGGAGGACCTGGACAAGGAGAGCGAGTTCTGGTCGTAG
- a CDS encoding NACHT domain-containing protein, translating into MTGVRGVLRTLGGAALTLGLSVTANQVLSEGKLSWTWSYVSYAVAVVSLLYAELGPSPPTTDPSPRGRRRIYLRQLRASVRDMETVGIATQSEFVFRMRQVYVDVSVVPKVLHDAAREPYLGSVSGEERRSLESVLRKAGRNGGSRILAVLGGPGSGKTTLARNTALELCGHRWRPWKRRLPVLLYLRRHAADLLAGDPPTLAESAVRAAWLDGKVSARWLDHRLDRGGCVVLLDGLDEVADPAERGRVVDWVGRQIQRYPRNIYVVTSRPHGYKSNPLPGAEVLQVRRFTWEQIDRFLRRWSYATESRARGGGGREVRAAADRNAANLLTRLQTQGALYDLAANPLLLTMTANVHRYRGQLPASRAELYDEMCDVLLHRRSEARGLVDATGLTGPHKQHVAQHLALAMMKAEVKDWPVRDAARAIRRSLRQVPGSVTPKVFLEVACASGLLVEREHEVYGFAHLTLQEYLAAAQLGTPRADTSVLIDHVEDPWWREAILLWCAANDATDIITACLDRATVPALALAFDCADQARTVEPETRDRLEELLGPPAPNAPHDPARQHLLDGIHGTRILRETVRLQDNTTLCAQPVPLSLYLSFVHEEKAAGLHHPDPFDRLGHDVDAAVGMRVGDVERFVEWLNTVTGDAVYRLPTLAEVKDPAAASITGLGRHTVWAHDGAHTVLHQPGDAPWPYATDTEHLPGIPAADRLQLNPYLRLLTTPATQRSQVEPWTRVLSAALAHAPESHGTPEFAPLELPLVLALSVGLHIARVHARAFDSDADVVSRASLERLIVRALGFARHLDVARATGLARDLDAGLATMLGEALGTVGDLRDWMTQTLDPNRDTRAGLTDSDTSLLLARSILIELTLGNAVDLARHLDLGPALGLARDLDPPLHPDGLDLVFGTAPLPPDLAGDLAHRLDSLYTLTAEREQDTDSGFVSSLDLALDLSHDLTASVHTEALMLSLDAFRLLFTHSTAVIASPSALSRLDHVLTRTAAAIPAHQRTLSDPATAVRHAHDILRTTQAPVPDHPITEVRHLTDSIGQLLTSMRSRNTPTDSRTLSSARTALLIAITVLTEADLRDRAAIRLLELAWLSLTTFDTPASRRPHPNQLLVLARTQP; encoded by the coding sequence ATGACGGGCGTACGCGGAGTGCTCCGAACCCTGGGCGGGGCGGCGCTGACACTGGGCCTCAGCGTGACGGCGAACCAGGTCCTGTCCGAGGGAAAGCTCAGCTGGACCTGGTCGTACGTCTCGTACGCCGTGGCCGTCGTCAGCCTCCTGTACGCGGAGCTCGGCCCGTCCCCGCCCACCACCGACCCCTCCCCCCGAGGCCGCCGCAGGATCTACCTCCGCCAACTCCGCGCGAGCGTACGGGACATGGAGACCGTCGGCATCGCCACCCAGAGCGAGTTCGTGTTCCGGATGCGCCAGGTGTACGTGGATGTCAGCGTCGTACCGAAAGTGCTCCACGACGCCGCCAGAGAGCCCTACCTCGGTTCGGTGTCCGGGGAGGAGCGTCGAAGTCTGGAGTCGGTGCTGCGGAAGGCCGGACGCAACGGGGGATCCCGGATCCTGGCCGTACTGGGAGGGCCGGGGTCGGGCAAGACGACGCTGGCCCGCAACACCGCCCTGGAACTGTGTGGACACCGCTGGCGCCCGTGGAAGCGACGGTTGCCGGTGCTGCTGTACCTTCGCCGCCACGCTGCGGACCTACTGGCCGGTGATCCCCCGACGTTGGCCGAGTCCGCGGTCAGGGCCGCCTGGCTGGACGGGAAGGTCTCGGCCCGGTGGTTGGACCACAGACTCGATCGCGGCGGGTGTGTGGTCCTGCTCGACGGCTTGGACGAGGTCGCCGACCCCGCGGAGCGGGGCCGGGTCGTGGACTGGGTCGGCAGGCAGATCCAGCGCTACCCCCGCAACATCTACGTGGTGACGTCGCGTCCCCACGGCTACAAGTCCAACCCGTTGCCGGGTGCGGAGGTGCTCCAGGTGCGTCGCTTCACCTGGGAACAGATCGACCGGTTCCTGCGACGGTGGTCGTATGCGACCGAGAGCCGGGCGCGGGGCGGCGGCGGCCGGGAGGTACGGGCAGCGGCGGACCGCAACGCGGCGAATCTCCTGACCCGGCTGCAGACACAGGGAGCTCTGTACGACCTCGCGGCCAACCCTCTCCTGCTGACGATGACGGCGAACGTACACCGCTATCGAGGCCAACTACCGGCAAGCAGAGCTGAGTTGTACGACGAGATGTGCGACGTGCTGCTGCATCGCCGCTCCGAGGCTCGCGGGCTGGTGGACGCGACCGGCCTGACCGGTCCTCACAAACAGCACGTCGCACAGCACCTCGCCCTTGCCATGATGAAGGCCGAGGTCAAGGACTGGCCCGTACGCGACGCCGCCAGGGCGATCCGCAGATCCCTGCGCCAGGTCCCCGGCAGTGTGACCCCCAAGGTCTTCCTGGAAGTGGCCTGCGCGAGCGGCCTGTTGGTCGAACGCGAACACGAGGTGTACGGCTTCGCCCACCTCACCCTGCAGGAGTACCTCGCCGCCGCCCAACTGGGCACTCCGCGCGCCGACACGAGCGTACTGATCGACCACGTCGAAGACCCGTGGTGGCGCGAGGCCATCCTGCTCTGGTGCGCGGCGAACGACGCCACGGACATCATCACCGCCTGTCTGGACCGGGCCACGGTCCCCGCCCTGGCCCTGGCCTTCGACTGCGCCGACCAGGCCAGAACCGTCGAGCCCGAGACCCGGGACCGTCTGGAGGAACTGCTGGGCCCGCCCGCGCCGAACGCACCCCACGACCCCGCCCGGCAGCACCTCCTGGACGGAATCCATGGCACGCGCATCCTGCGTGAGACCGTCCGGCTCCAGGACAACACCACCCTGTGCGCACAGCCCGTCCCCTTGAGCCTGTACCTGTCGTTCGTTCACGAGGAAAAGGCGGCCGGACTTCATCATCCCGACCCTTTCGACAGGCTCGGGCACGACGTCGACGCGGCAGTGGGCATGCGGGTCGGAGACGTCGAACGCTTCGTTGAATGGCTCAACACCGTTACGGGGGACGCCGTCTACCGGCTGCCCACCTTGGCCGAGGTCAAAGACCCGGCCGCCGCATCGATCACCGGCCTCGGCCGTCACACGGTATGGGCCCACGACGGCGCTCACACCGTTCTCCATCAGCCTGGAGACGCCCCTTGGCCCTACGCCACGGACACGGAACACCTTCCCGGCATCCCCGCAGCCGACCGCCTGCAACTCAACCCCTACCTGCGACTGCTGACCACCCCTGCGACCCAGCGCAGCCAGGTGGAACCCTGGACCAGGGTGCTCAGCGCCGCCCTGGCCCACGCACCCGAGTCACACGGAACACCCGAGTTCGCTCCACTGGAACTCCCCCTGGTCCTCGCCCTGTCCGTCGGCCTTCACATTGCCCGTGTCCATGCCCGCGCCTTCGACAGCGACGCCGACGTCGTTTCCCGGGCCAGCCTCGAACGCCTGATCGTCCGCGCGTTGGGCTTCGCACGGCACCTCGACGTCGCACGGGCCACAGGTCTCGCCCGCGACCTGGACGCCGGTCTCGCCACGATGCTGGGCGAGGCCCTCGGCACCGTCGGCGACCTCCGCGACTGGATGACCCAAACCCTCGATCCGAATCGGGATACCCGTGCCGGCCTCACGGACTCCGACACCAGCCTCCTCCTGGCCCGCAGCATCCTCATCGAACTCACCCTCGGCAACGCCGTCGACCTCGCTCGCCACCTCGACCTCGGCCCAGCCCTCGGCCTCGCCCGCGACCTCGACCCACCCCTTCACCCCGACGGCCTCGACCTCGTCTTCGGCACCGCCCCGCTCCCTCCTGATCTGGCCGGTGATCTGGCCCACCGACTCGACTCCCTCTACACCCTCACAGCCGAACGTGAACAGGACACCGATTCCGGCTTCGTCTCCAGCCTCGACCTCGCTCTGGATCTGTCCCACGACCTCACCGCTTCCGTCCACACCGAAGCGCTGATGCTGTCCCTCGACGCCTTCCGCCTCCTGTTCACCCACTCGACCGCCGTCATCGCGTCGCCCTCCGCTCTCAGTCGCCTCGACCACGTCCTGACCCGCACAGCGGCCGCGATCCCCGCCCACCAGAGGACCTTGTCCGATCCGGCCACCGCCGTGCGCCACGCCCACGACATCCTCAGAACCACGCAGGCACCCGTCCCGGACCATCCGATCACCGAAGTACGGCATCTGACGGACAGCATCGGGCAGTTGCTCACCTCCATGCGCTCCCGGAACACGCCCACCGACTCCCGGACTCTCTCCAGTGCCCGCACCGCCCTTCTCATCGCCATCACGGTCCTGACCGAGGCGGACCTGCGTGACCGCGCAGCCATTCGTCTCCTGGAACTCGCATGGCTGAGCCTCACCACGTTCGACACCCCTGCCTCGCGCCGACCCCACCCCAACCAACTCCTCGTCCTCGCCCGCACCCAGCCGTAG
- a CDS encoding ATP-binding protein encodes MRNDWEYTLYIPHDPRAVAIGRRTLRDILTTHTLPALIEPAELLASELLTNALRHTTGPAALKLRQSGPSFRVGAWDTDPTPPTITAPTDTATSGRGLHLVNAYAADWGWFTVNGNLGKYVWCELGTELKPD; translated from the coding sequence ATGCGCAACGACTGGGAGTACACCCTCTACATCCCCCACGACCCCCGAGCCGTAGCCATCGGCCGCCGCACCCTCCGCGACATCCTGACCACCCACACCCTCCCCGCCCTCATCGAACCGGCGGAGCTACTGGCCTCCGAACTCCTCACCAACGCCCTCCGCCACACCACCGGCCCGGCGGCCCTGAAACTCAGACAGTCCGGCCCCTCCTTCCGCGTAGGCGCCTGGGACACGGACCCCACACCCCCGACGATCACCGCCCCCACCGACACCGCCACCTCGGGCCGAGGCCTCCACCTCGTCAACGCCTACGCGGCCGACTGGGGTTGGTTCACGGTGAACGGAAACCTCGGCAAGTACGTCTGGTGCGAACTGGGTACGGAGCTGAAACCGGACTGA
- a CDS encoding helix-turn-helix domain-containing protein — MASRAVITARQERLGAELRKLRERAGLTLRAAAQTVGIAESKLSSAEAGRVGVSAERVRHLANRYVCDDAALVDALVAMATERGQGWWEEYREVVPGGYLRVAELEHHAAELKTFQPVHVPGLLQTEEQMRGTFASSVPSLSEEQREARVRFRLRRQEILGKVGYKAVIHEAALRIRAADSEVAREQLLHILERSESPGVAVRVVPFDVDGFAGISAPLVYARGPVPQLDTVLADSTHGGAYLDGESQLGRYRALLRTIEKMALGAVESRDFIHHLVRQM; from the coding sequence ATGGCATCCAGGGCTGTCATCACCGCGCGTCAGGAACGGCTCGGCGCCGAGCTGCGCAAGCTTCGGGAACGGGCGGGGCTGACGCTGCGCGCTGCTGCGCAGACAGTGGGGATCGCGGAGAGCAAGCTGTCCAGCGCGGAGGCGGGACGTGTGGGGGTGAGCGCCGAACGGGTACGGCACCTGGCCAACCGCTACGTGTGTGACGATGCCGCTCTCGTCGACGCACTGGTGGCCATGGCGACCGAGCGTGGGCAAGGCTGGTGGGAGGAGTACCGGGAGGTCGTGCCGGGCGGCTATCTACGGGTGGCCGAACTGGAGCACCATGCGGCCGAGTTGAAGACCTTCCAGCCCGTGCACGTCCCAGGGCTGTTGCAGACTGAGGAGCAGATGCGGGGCACGTTCGCCTCGTCGGTGCCGTCGCTCTCCGAGGAGCAGCGCGAAGCCCGGGTGCGGTTTCGGCTGCGGCGTCAGGAGATCTTGGGCAAGGTCGGCTACAAGGCCGTCATTCACGAAGCGGCACTGCGGATCCGCGCGGCGGACAGCGAGGTCGCGCGGGAGCAGTTGCTGCACATCCTTGAGCGGTCGGAGTCGCCCGGAGTGGCCGTGCGCGTAGTGCCTTTCGACGTGGACGGCTTCGCCGGCATCAGCGCTCCACTGGTGTACGCGCGTGGCCCGGTTCCGCAGTTGGACACCGTTCTGGCAGACAGCACGCATGGTGGGGCCTATCTGGACGGGGAGTCACAGCTCGGCCGCTATCGGGCGCTCCTCCGCACGATCGAAAAGATGGCCCTGGGCGCCGTAGAGTCGAGGGACTTCATCCACCACCTCGTGCGGCAGATGTGA
- a CDS encoding DUF397 domain-containing protein has translation MAQDAWQKSTFSGGGDHDDCVQIAAHPRTVLLRESEEPGQVVRTTPAGLAALIRAIRAPRY, from the coding sequence ATGGCACAGGACGCCTGGCAGAAGTCCACCTTCTCCGGCGGAGGTGACCATGACGACTGCGTGCAAATCGCGGCCCACCCGCGCACTGTCCTCCTCCGCGAAAGCGAGGAGCCCGGCCAGGTTGTTCGCACAACCCCCGCCGGGCTCGCCGCCCTCATACGTGCGATACGCGCTCCGCGTTACTGA
- a CDS encoding VCBS repeat-containing protein produces MRFRSATMAATLVAATVTPLAFSLSIGPAAAAAAKYADDFNGDGHRDYAVSSYGPDGASKGGGILVTFGTATGPGTKTQFIDQASPGVPGADETDDFFGENRTAADFNKDGYGDLAVSANGENVGTYKNNGTVTVLWGGKKGLSGGTTVPFKGPKGASGEATDFATGDFNGDAEPDLALVRAGKTYVYRGAIAKSGVKGTVTVLDKADSSFYSTALISGKVDKDGKTDLVVIGDVVTDTTLASDAWFVSGGKAKLYPGKTLRIESVKSDGGQAERGGDGVIADFDKDGYGDIAIGTPVYDKTKGRVTVWYGASSGPSKSARFTQSTSGIADTPESYDAFGDAITSGDVNGDGYRDLAVAAPGESLNGKGEAGAVHVLYGGKSGLTAKGSQFLTRNTAGVPGDLTAGEYFGHTIRLRDTDRDGKADLYVLAENGSLVLRGSSKGVTTTGATVVDGDTVRGMLQ; encoded by the coding sequence ATGCGATTCCGTAGCGCCACGATGGCCGCGACGCTCGTGGCGGCGACCGTGACCCCCCTCGCCTTCTCCCTCTCCATCGGCCCGGCCGCCGCGGCGGCCGCCAAGTACGCGGACGACTTCAACGGCGACGGCCACCGCGACTACGCGGTGTCGTCGTACGGCCCGGACGGCGCCAGCAAGGGCGGCGGCATCCTCGTCACCTTCGGCACGGCGACCGGCCCCGGCACGAAGACCCAGTTCATCGACCAGGCGAGCCCCGGCGTCCCCGGCGCCGACGAGACCGACGACTTCTTCGGCGAGAACCGCACGGCCGCCGACTTCAACAAGGACGGCTACGGCGACCTCGCGGTCTCCGCCAACGGCGAGAACGTCGGCACGTACAAGAACAACGGCACGGTGACCGTCCTCTGGGGCGGCAAGAAGGGCCTGTCCGGCGGCACGACCGTCCCGTTCAAGGGCCCGAAGGGCGCGTCCGGCGAGGCCACCGACTTCGCCACCGGCGACTTCAACGGCGACGCCGAGCCGGACCTCGCCCTCGTCCGCGCCGGCAAGACGTACGTCTACCGGGGCGCGATCGCCAAGTCGGGTGTGAAGGGCACGGTGACGGTCCTGGACAAGGCCGATTCGAGCTTCTACTCCACCGCCCTGATCTCCGGCAAGGTCGACAAGGACGGCAAGACCGACCTCGTCGTCATCGGCGACGTCGTCACCGACACGACCCTCGCCTCCGACGCCTGGTTCGTCTCCGGCGGCAAGGCCAAGCTCTACCCCGGCAAGACCCTCCGCATCGAGTCCGTGAAGTCCGACGGCGGCCAGGCCGAACGCGGCGGCGACGGCGTCATCGCCGACTTCGACAAGGACGGCTACGGCGACATCGCCATCGGCACACCGGTCTACGACAAGACCAAGGGCCGCGTGACGGTCTGGTACGGCGCGTCCTCCGGCCCGTCGAAGTCGGCCCGCTTCACCCAGTCCACGTCCGGCATCGCCGACACCCCGGAGTCGTACGACGCCTTCGGCGACGCGATCACCTCCGGTGACGTGAACGGCGACGGCTACCGCGACCTCGCGGTCGCCGCACCGGGCGAGAGCCTGAACGGCAAGGGCGAGGCAGGCGCCGTCCACGTCCTCTACGGCGGCAAGTCGGGCCTGACGGCCAAGGGTTCCCAGTTCCTCACCCGCAACACGGCTGGCGTACCGGGTGACTTGACGGCCGGCGAGTACTTCGGCCACACGATCCGCCTCCGCGACACCGACCGCGACGGCAAGGCCGACCTGTACGTGCTGGCCGAGAACGGTTCGCTGGTACTGCGGGGTTCGTCAAAGGGCGTGACCACCACCGGCGCGACGGTGGTGGACGGCGACACGGTCCGGGGGATGCTTCAGTAA